The following proteins are co-located in the Schistocerca nitens isolate TAMUIC-IGC-003100 chromosome 2, iqSchNite1.1, whole genome shotgun sequence genome:
- the LOC126235460 gene encoding uncharacterized protein LOC126235460, with product MSAGAFKYGGGAQSGISQCIGSSPESDMQLLVASALLLLAGCASARPEAPAQQYGAPDAAPYPPSGWRPEGRQFFLPSRSSGLYAPPPQQYGPPPPPAPTTTEAAETTTTELPTTTAPSDAAADGSRAQESGVYYLLQPDGRLQRITYAHGPAAPASASTPAASPLLPERLSLPADPGYLARFHYQDLLPQGAPVFAFRQAGLMRIF from the coding sequence ATGTCAGCTGGCGCCTTTAAGTACGGCGGTGGCGCCCAGAGTGGCATCAGTCAGTGTATCGGCTCTTCCCCTGAGAGCGACATGCAGCTCCTGGTGGCGTCTGCTCTCTTGCTGCTCGCAGGGTGCGCCTCTGCGCGGCCAGAAGCGCCTGCGCAGCAGTACGGCGCGCCAGACGCGGCTCCGTACCCTCCCTCGGGCTGGCGTCCGGAAGGTCGGCAGTTCTTCCTGCCTTCCAGGAGCTCCGGCCTGTACGCGCCGCCGCCACAGCAGTACGGCcctccgcccccgcccgcccccacgACCACAGAGGCTGCCGAGACCACCACCACCGAGCTGCCCACCACGACGGCTCCCTCAGATGCGGCTGCCGACGGCTCCCGCGCCCAGGAGTCCGGCGTGTACTACCTGCTGCAGCCGGACGGCCGCCTCCAGCGCATCACCTACGCCCACGGGCCCGCCGCCCCCGCCTCGGCCTCCACCCCCGCCGCCTCGCCTCTGCTGCCGGAGCGGCTGTCGCTGCCTGCAGACCCCGGCTACCTGGCGCGCTTCCACTACCAGGACCTGCTGCCGCAGGGCGCACCCGTCTTCGCATTCCGGCAGGCCGGCCTGATGCGCATCTTCTGA